In Segatella copri, a single genomic region encodes these proteins:
- a CDS encoding DUF3868 domain-containing protein yields MDKMKLYAVISPLCILFSQSIMPAQAQQLAGGKIQVDSVLARKNGNRMDVAFRMNLNDLKMKSEQQMVFTPVMVGTDSIALNPIIIQGRNQAVRYRRLADSKKNPQAQVLTRKNKTSQQVYFAQSVPYQKWMKKFKLSVKEDLCGCGNLIEQDNTPIADIDRTPKITKDFFVQPKAEAKKVRAEKGEAYLSFKLNKSNILANFRENATELKKITSTIDLVKNDKNVEITDIDIHGFASPDGSYANNKRLANERAAALRNYVSSLYTLNSKLFTYQATPEDWEGFKKKIQASHLADKEAILEIANSSLAPDDKDLKIRKLHPASYRYILDNIYPRLRHSDYTVTYTVRPFSIEEAKEILKTKPQQLSLQEMFLVAQTYEPGSPEFNEVFDIAVRLFPDNETANLNAACTDLQKGDLTSAEKHLAKAGNSKEAERVRDVFKQIKELE; encoded by the coding sequence ATGGATAAAATGAAGCTTTATGCGGTCATTTCGCCTCTCTGCATACTCTTTTCTCAGAGCATCATGCCTGCTCAGGCTCAACAGCTGGCAGGGGGTAAGATTCAGGTAGACAGCGTCTTGGCACGCAAGAACGGCAACCGGATGGACGTTGCCTTCCGTATGAATCTGAACGATTTGAAGATGAAATCAGAGCAGCAGATGGTTTTCACACCGGTAATGGTAGGAACTGATTCTATCGCTCTCAACCCTATCATCATCCAGGGTAGAAACCAGGCTGTAAGATACCGCCGACTTGCCGACAGCAAGAAGAATCCGCAGGCACAGGTTCTTACCCGCAAGAACAAGACCAGTCAGCAGGTTTACTTCGCCCAGTCTGTTCCTTATCAGAAATGGATGAAGAAGTTCAAACTCTCGGTGAAAGAAGATCTCTGCGGATGCGGCAACCTGATAGAACAGGACAATACGCCGATTGCGGATATCGACCGTACACCTAAGATTACGAAGGATTTCTTCGTGCAGCCGAAGGCGGAAGCCAAGAAGGTGAGAGCCGAAAAGGGTGAAGCTTATCTCAGCTTCAAGCTCAACAAGAGTAATATTCTTGCCAACTTCCGTGAGAATGCTACTGAGCTGAAGAAGATTACTTCCACCATCGACCTGGTGAAGAACGATAAGAACGTTGAAATCACAGATATTGATATCCACGGTTTTGCTTCGCCTGATGGTTCGTATGCCAACAACAAGCGCCTTGCCAACGAGCGTGCAGCTGCTCTCCGCAACTATGTGAGCAGCCTCTACACCTTAAACAGCAAGCTCTTTACCTATCAGGCTACACCGGAAGACTGGGAAGGATTCAAGAAGAAGATTCAGGCTAGTCATCTGGCTGATAAGGAAGCGATACTCGAGATAGCTAACTCCTCGCTGGCTCCCGACGATAAGGACCTGAAGATCAGAAAGCTCCATCCGGCTAGCTACCGCTACATTCTGGATAATATCTATCCTCGTCTCCGTCATAGCGACTATACGGTAACCTACACGGTTCGTCCGTTCAGCATCGAAGAGGCAAAGGAGATATTGAAGACCAAACCACAGCAGCTTTCTCTGCAGGAGATGTTCCTGGTGGCACAGACTTACGAGCCGGGTTCGCCAGAGTTTAACGAGGTATTCGACATTGCCGTCCGCCTCTTCCCAGATAATGAGACAGCGAATCTCAATGCCGCCTGCACCGATTTGCAGAAAGGTGATCTTACTTCTGCCGAAAAGCAT
- a CDS encoding Na+/H+ antiporter NhaC family protein — protein MEQEEKKQKSQAAENQASCSSLQPVEPHPFISVIPLAVLITLIVLVVKIFPDDALAGASQVALMIATAVCVALGMGIYRMKWNIFEEMIKKTVGDAGVSILILLLIGMMSATWMISGVVPTLIYYGVQIMSPTFFLPCACIISSIISVMTGTSWTTIATIGIALMGIGDALGIPAPYTAGAIISGAYFGDKLSPMSDTTVLASSIAGADLFSHIRYMLYTTIPSILLSLVLYLIIGLCYDSKPVDISQYLTGLSHGFNISLFTMLVPAFTGWLIYRKTPSLITLLLSALSACICALILQPEVLVGIAGEDSISAKSLFEGIMTTCYTHTQVDCGMANINDLVATRGMAGMLNTIWLILCAMCFGSCMVASGMLHAITHMLLKSIHSTVSLVCSTVTSGVLLNLVMGDQFLSIIMNASIYKDEYAERGYRPELLSRSTEDSATVTSVLVPWTACGMTQSTVLGIPTLVYLPFCFFNIISPLMSCLVVILGFVPNPQPKENKASAAEESDIH, from the coding sequence ATGGAACAAGAAGAAAAGAAACAGAAATCTCAAGCTGCAGAGAATCAGGCATCCTGCTCGTCTCTGCAGCCAGTTGAACCACATCCTTTTATTTCTGTCATACCGCTGGCAGTACTTATCACCCTCATCGTCCTGGTTGTCAAAATCTTCCCTGATGATGCCCTGGCTGGTGCCTCTCAGGTGGCCCTCATGATAGCCACAGCCGTTTGTGTAGCACTCGGTATGGGCATCTATAGGATGAAATGGAATATCTTTGAAGAGATGATCAAAAAGACCGTGGGCGATGCCGGAGTATCTATCCTGATCCTGCTGCTCATCGGAATGATGTCAGCTACCTGGATGATCAGTGGTGTGGTACCCACATTGATATATTATGGTGTACAGATCATGTCGCCAACCTTTTTCCTTCCCTGCGCATGCATCATCTCCAGTATCATTTCTGTGATGACGGGAACCTCATGGACCACTATTGCCACCATCGGTATTGCTCTGATGGGAATCGGTGATGCCCTGGGTATACCAGCCCCCTACACCGCTGGAGCTATTATCTCCGGTGCCTATTTCGGGGATAAACTCTCGCCAATGAGCGATACCACCGTCCTTGCTTCGAGTATAGCCGGAGCGGATCTCTTCTCACATATCCGCTATATGCTCTATACTACCATACCAAGCATCCTGCTCTCGCTGGTACTCTATCTCATCATCGGACTCTGTTATGATTCCAAGCCAGTGGATATCAGCCAGTATCTTACCGGTCTGAGTCATGGTTTCAATATCTCTCTGTTTACCATGCTCGTTCCGGCTTTTACAGGATGGCTCATCTACCGTAAGACGCCATCCCTCATCACCCTTCTTCTTTCAGCCCTTTCAGCATGCATCTGTGCCCTCATTCTCCAGCCGGAAGTACTTGTAGGGATAGCAGGTGAAGACAGCATCTCTGCCAAAAGCCTCTTTGAAGGAATCATGACCACCTGCTATACCCATACCCAGGTAGATTGCGGCATGGCTAACATCAATGATCTCGTAGCCACCCGAGGTATGGCTGGCATGCTCAATACCATCTGGCTCATCCTCTGTGCCATGTGTTTCGGTTCATGTATGGTAGCCAGCGGCATGCTCCACGCCATTACCCACATGCTCCTGAAAAGCATCCACAGCACCGTATCACTTGTCTGCAGCACCGTGACATCAGGTGTCTTGCTCAATCTCGTTATGGGTGACCAGTTCCTGAGCATTATTATGAATGCATCTATCTACAAGGATGAGTATGCCGAACGAGGCTACCGTCCGGAACTCTTGAGCCGTAGTACAGAGGATAGCGCTACCGTAACGAGCGTATTGGTTCCATGGACAGCCTGCGGTATGACGCAGAGTACGGTTCTTGGTATCCCGACACTTGTCTATCTCCCTTTCTGCTTCTTCAACATCATCAGTCCTTTGATGAGTTGTCTGGTTGTCATCCTTGGCTTCGTACCCAACCCACAACCCAAGGAAAACAAAGCATCTGCAGCGGAAGAGTCTGATATCCATTAA
- a CDS encoding HipA N-terminal domain-containing protein, translated as MRKAIVYCHDTEAGFLEESTPGRGYTFTYDKQYMMDRTHDPVSLTMPFREEPYQSDYLFPVFTNMLPEGANRKIVCRSWRLDEKDFFGLLLKIATHDTIGAITVKEVES; from the coding sequence ATGAGAAAAGCTATCGTTTATTGTCACGACACAGAAGCAGGATTCTTAGAGGAGTCAACTCCTGGCAGAGGTTATACCTTCACATACGACAAGCAGTATATGATGGATAGGACCCACGATCCAGTCTCACTTACCATGCCTTTCAGGGAAGAGCCTTATCAGTCTGATTATCTATTCCCTGTTTTTACCAATATGCTTCCAGAAGGAGCAAACAGAAAGATAGTCTGCAGAAGTTGGCGATTGGATGAGAAGGATTTCTTTGGACTTCTTCTGAAGATAGCAACCCATGATACGATAGGAGCAATAACCGTAAAAGAAGTAGAATCATGA
- a CDS encoding arginase family protein has translation MKKKIPIILLNFTGVYELEAFASNKNIIHVDCRDMKGVDCYCDEEGSEELHRRLAPFPAKAVHFIDSGDFHYLTEYWVSRIHEPFSLIVFDHHPDMQQPEWEGVVSCGGWVRDVLEENPFVKHIIIVGASDELIAQVPVHLRERVLFYSQEEIDHHQAWPSKAGKLIHEPVYISIDKDVLRKQDAITDWSNGDMTLMQLQAVLRIIYAHEKVIGIDITGECSATLDYFSELEDAEINNEANEELLRMILEENHP, from the coding sequence ATGAAAAAGAAAATACCTATCATTCTCCTTAACTTTACCGGCGTATACGAATTGGAGGCATTTGCCTCAAATAAGAATATTATCCATGTAGATTGCCGGGACATGAAAGGGGTAGACTGTTATTGTGACGAAGAGGGTAGCGAGGAACTGCATCGCCGATTGGCTCCTTTTCCTGCCAAAGCCGTTCATTTCATAGATTCCGGAGATTTCCATTATCTTACGGAATATTGGGTGTCAAGAATTCATGAACCTTTCTCGCTCATAGTTTTCGACCATCATCCGGATATGCAGCAACCGGAATGGGAGGGTGTTGTGTCATGTGGTGGTTGGGTGAGAGATGTTTTGGAGGAGAACCCGTTTGTCAAACACATTATCATTGTGGGGGCATCGGACGAGTTGATAGCCCAGGTGCCTGTTCACTTAAGAGAGAGGGTGTTGTTCTACAGTCAGGAAGAGATAGACCATCACCAGGCTTGGCCGTCGAAGGCTGGTAAACTTATACATGAGCCGGTTTACATATCCATAGATAAGGATGTATTGAGAAAGCAGGATGCTATCACCGACTGGAGCAATGGAGATATGACACTTATGCAGCTCCAAGCCGTGCTTCGCATCATCTATGCCCATGAGAAAGTGATAGGGATAGATATTACAGGCGAATGTTCAGCTACGCTTGACTATTTCTCCGAGTTGGAGGATGCAGAGATTAACAACGAGGCAAATGAAGAATTGCTAAGGATGATTCTGGAGGAGAACCATCCTTAG
- a CDS encoding type II toxin-antitoxin system RelE family toxin: MNVEFSKAFVKASKRLSGKMLDSLRRTVVEVKAAKGIQDISDCKKLVGYRNIYRIRLGDYRALFTLEIEFSGDTIFFQYLAPRGEAYGKKMKTELKRIDKE, encoded by the coding sequence ATGAATGTCGAATTTTCCAAAGCCTTTGTCAAAGCTTCCAAACGTCTTTCAGGCAAGATGCTCGATTCTTTAAGACGTACGGTAGTAGAAGTTAAAGCAGCCAAAGGTATTCAAGATATCTCTGACTGCAAGAAACTTGTTGGGTATCGTAATATATATAGAATTCGTTTAGGTGACTATAGAGCACTATTTACTCTAGAAATTGAGTTTTCTGGCGATACTATATTCTTTCAATATCTTGCTCCACGAGGCGAAGCCTATGGTAAAAAGATGAAAACAGAACTTAAACGAATAGACAAAGAATAA
- a CDS encoding threonine aldolase family protein, which yields MISFESDYNNGMLPEILEALGKTNGDKTSGYGFDPYSESAKEKIRKAVDNENAEVFFLIGGTQTNTTVIDSVLMGCEGVICVETGHIEVHESGAVEAFGHKVITLPGKNSKLTTGTLSAYMDTFLADESHPHMVQPGMVYISMPTEFGMVYTREELAALYATCQKYGLRLFIDGARLGYGLVSAACDYDLPFLAKHCDVFYIGGTKVGAMMGEAVVFSGMKAPKYFFTNVKRHGALLAKGRMLGIQFDTLFTDELYFKISRHAIAMATRIRSIFEKHGITIAYDSPTNQQFVVLSPALYEAISQKVAFEIWERKSEHEIICRFVTSWATKEEELDELDRILQAYA from the coding sequence ATGATTTCATTTGAAAGTGATTACAACAATGGTATGCTGCCAGAGATTCTAGAAGCTCTTGGCAAGACAAACGGTGATAAAACATCTGGTTATGGTTTTGATCCATACTCAGAATCTGCAAAAGAGAAAATCCGCAAGGCTGTGGACAATGAGAATGCAGAAGTGTTCTTCCTGATAGGCGGTACGCAGACCAACACCACGGTCATTGATTCCGTCCTCATGGGATGCGAAGGAGTAATCTGTGTGGAAACCGGTCATATCGAGGTACATGAATCAGGAGCAGTAGAAGCTTTCGGGCATAAGGTCATTACCCTGCCAGGAAAAAACAGCAAGCTGACAACCGGCACCCTGTCAGCCTATATGGATACCTTCCTAGCCGACGAATCGCATCCTCACATGGTACAGCCAGGCATGGTTTATATCTCTATGCCGACTGAGTTCGGAATGGTCTACACCAGAGAAGAACTGGCTGCGCTGTATGCAACCTGCCAGAAATATGGCCTCCGTCTCTTCATCGATGGTGCACGACTGGGATACGGTCTGGTTTCAGCGGCATGCGACTATGACTTGCCATTCCTTGCAAAACATTGTGATGTATTCTATATCGGTGGAACCAAGGTGGGTGCCATGATGGGAGAAGCTGTGGTATTCTCGGGCATGAAGGCACCGAAATACTTCTTCACCAACGTGAAGCGTCATGGAGCCTTGCTTGCCAAGGGCAGAATGCTCGGCATCCAGTTTGACACACTGTTTACGGATGAGCTCTATTTCAAGATATCGCGCCATGCCATCGCTATGGCTACCCGCATCCGCAGCATCTTCGAAAAGCATGGTATCACCATTGCCTACGATTCTCCAACCAATCAGCAGTTTGTAGTACTCTCACCTGCCCTCTACGAAGCCATTTCCCAAAAAGTAGCATTCGAGATATGGGAAAGAAAGAGCGAACATGAAATCATCTGCCGATTCGTGACAAGCTGGGCAACAAAGGAGGAAGAACTCGACGAGCTAGACCGTATTCTTCAAGCTTACGCTTAA
- a CDS encoding type II toxin-antitoxin system HipA family toxin, protein MKELNHCPSTLADGFSTYSPTACKKLFDGQKVSHLLDFEIDEISKTSETMIAMRRISVSGAQEKFPAVIENGIIRISQTDERSRYILKPAPWDNTLYTRKQIPANEHLTMQIASQVYGIITAENGLCFTPHGDMVYITKRFDIAKDGSKYLMEDFASLVGKNEAEQGTYFKYDGCFEDIACAIKRFIPAWMIAMERFFKLVVFNYIYGNGDDHLKNFSIMRIGDHYQLAPAYDLMNTCLHIEGDDLGLNGGLSLTLEKSDVYERTGHPCRLDFERFGELIGLKKKRIEMILDSFPVLPDEVEHLVNNSFLTDKMKRTYLRIVKERIQRFNRKSE, encoded by the coding sequence ATGAAAGAATTAAATCATTGCCCATCCACCCTTGCAGATGGTTTTTCCACTTACTCTCCTACAGCTTGCAAAAAACTGTTTGATGGTCAGAAAGTGTCGCATTTGCTTGATTTTGAAATAGATGAAATCAGTAAGACATCAGAGACTATGATAGCCATGAGACGTATCTCTGTTTCTGGAGCTCAGGAGAAATTTCCTGCAGTGATAGAGAATGGAATCATCAGAATCTCGCAGACGGATGAACGTTCTCGCTATATTCTGAAGCCAGCACCTTGGGACAATACTCTTTATACAAGGAAGCAGATTCCTGCTAACGAGCATCTTACCATGCAGATAGCTTCACAGGTATATGGTATCATTACAGCAGAAAATGGTCTTTGCTTTACCCCTCATGGAGATATGGTATATATTACCAAGAGATTTGACATAGCCAAGGATGGAAGCAAATATCTCATGGAGGATTTCGCTTCTCTGGTTGGTAAGAATGAAGCCGAGCAAGGTACGTATTTTAAATATGATGGATGCTTCGAGGATATTGCCTGTGCAATAAAACGATTTATTCCTGCCTGGATGATAGCCATGGAACGTTTCTTTAAGTTGGTTGTATTCAATTACATCTATGGCAACGGCGACGACCATCTGAAAAACTTCTCCATCATGAGAATTGGCGACCATTACCAGCTTGCTCCCGCCTATGACCTGATGAACACCTGTCTCCATATCGAGGGCGATGATTTGGGGTTGAATGGGGGGCTTTCTCTGACTCTGGAGAAAAGTGATGTGTATGAGCGAACAGGGCATCCATGCCGTCTGGACTTTGAGAGATTCGGAGAGCTTATCGGTCTGAAGAAGAAGCGTATAGAAATGATTCTTGACTCTTTTCCAGTCTTGCCTGACGAAGTAGAGCATTTGGTCAACAATTCTTTTTTGACAGACAAGATGAAACGCACCTATTTACGAATAGTCAAAGAAAGAATTCAAAGATTCAATCGTAAATCAGAATGA
- a CDS encoding ATP-binding protein: MIKRKIDRYLADFFETNKKALMLTGARQIGKTYSIRRFGHEHFERFIEINFIENPGLVKVFSKAKNSQDILLRLSTVTSQDLIKGSTLVFFDEVQECPEIVTAIKFLVEEGSYRYVLSGSLLGVEIKNLRSAPVGYMDVKDMYPLDLEEFATAVGINDRIIDALRKHFTEGTAVDEFIHEKMMEVFRLYLIVGGMPAAVDKYLATNNLQDVMAEQQAIIRLYKQDIAKYDPDHKLYIQEIFDRIPAELDAKNKRFILKNLNENIKFARYQNSFLWLKDAGVALPVYNVEEPTVPLILSSSRNLFKLFMADIGLLASLYADGIQLKILDNEPSINFGSVYENAVAQELWAHGFQLYYYNNKRQGELDFVIEQNGEVLPIEVKSGKDYERHKALTNVVNSTTYQISKAYVLCNDNVKKVGKITYLPIYMLMFIKKEQKLPTKYSIDLNGLV; encoded by the coding sequence ATGATTAAACGTAAGATAGACAGATATTTAGCTGATTTCTTCGAAACGAATAAGAAAGCTTTGATGTTGACAGGAGCAAGACAGATTGGAAAAACATATTCTATCCGTCGTTTCGGTCATGAACATTTTGAAAGATTCATAGAAATCAACTTCATCGAAAATCCAGGCTTGGTAAAGGTCTTCAGCAAGGCGAAGAATAGTCAGGACATCTTGTTGCGTCTCTCCACTGTGACCAGCCAGGATTTGATCAAGGGCAGTACCCTTGTGTTCTTTGATGAAGTGCAGGAATGCCCGGAAATCGTAACTGCCATCAAATTTCTGGTGGAAGAGGGGAGCTATCGCTATGTTTTAAGCGGTAGCCTATTGGGTGTGGAGATCAAGAATCTCCGTTCTGCACCAGTGGGATATATGGATGTGAAAGATATGTATCCTCTTGATTTGGAGGAGTTTGCTACAGCAGTTGGTATCAACGATAGAATTATAGATGCTTTGAGGAAGCATTTTACGGAAGGGACTGCTGTAGATGAATTCATCCATGAAAAGATGATGGAGGTATTCCGCCTTTATCTTATAGTAGGTGGAATGCCTGCAGCTGTTGATAAATATCTGGCTACCAATAATCTGCAAGATGTAATGGCAGAGCAGCAGGCTATCATACGTCTCTATAAGCAGGATATAGCGAAATATGACCCTGACCATAAATTGTATATTCAGGAAATCTTTGACAGGATCCCTGCTGAGCTTGATGCCAAGAACAAGCGTTTCATATTGAAGAACCTGAATGAAAACATCAAGTTTGCACGTTATCAGAACAGTTTCTTGTGGTTGAAGGATGCCGGTGTAGCTTTGCCGGTATATAATGTTGAGGAGCCTACTGTGCCGTTGATTTTGTCGAGCAGCAGAAACTTATTCAAGCTGTTTATGGCAGATATTGGTCTTTTGGCAAGTCTTTATGCGGATGGCATTCAACTGAAGATTTTGGATAACGAACCGTCCATCAACTTTGGTTCGGTATATGAGAATGCCGTAGCACAAGAGCTCTGGGCGCACGGTTTCCAGTTGTATTATTATAACAACAAGCGCCAGGGTGAACTGGATTTTGTGATAGAGCAAAATGGTGAGGTGTTGCCGATAGAGGTTAAATCGGGCAAGGATTATGAGCGTCACAAAGCGCTTACGAATGTGGTGAACTCAACAACTTATCAGATTTCTAAAGCCTATGTGCTGTGTAATGATAATGTGAAGAAGGTGGGAAAAATCACTTATCTCCCTATTTACATGCTGATGTTTATCAAGAAGGAGCAGAAGCTGCCTACCAAATATTCCATTGATTTAAACGGACTGGTTTAA
- a CDS encoding protein tyrosine phosphatase → MDTTKLTREEALRRWNASKENKRKMVEKLENMVRKSCLERTGKEPIGVEVW, encoded by the coding sequence TTGGATACTACAAAGTTAACAAGAGAAGAGGCTCTACGCCGTTGGAATGCTTCTAAGGAAAACAAACGTAAAATGGTGGAGAAACTGGAGAACATGGTTCGCAAAAGCTGTCTGGAACGTACTGGTAAAGAACCTATAGGGGTAGAAGTATGGTAG
- a CDS encoding helix-turn-helix domain-containing protein, which translates to MKIQEVMKLQRMALGITQQDLADMSEIAISTIKKIESGKGNPSLSTVEKIMDILGMEVKYEIRQTV; encoded by the coding sequence ATGAAAATTCAAGAAGTAATGAAATTGCAGCGTATGGCCTTGGGGATTACCCAGCAAGACCTCGCTGACATGTCTGAGATAGCCATTTCAACCATCAAGAAAATAGAGAGTGGTAAAGGAAACCCCTCTCTATCGACGGTTGAAAAAATCATGGATATCCTTGGCATGGAGGTTAAATATGAGATTCGTCAAACAGTTTAA
- a CDS encoding MFS transporter yields MNIKSIGSKIKGNPKMVEGTVYSMLIICSISHFLNDMIQSIIPSIYPIVKDKFDFSFAQIGIITLVFQMTSSILQPFTGLYADKHPRPYALSLGMCFTLVGLLLLAFAENYFLILLAVSVVGLGSSVFHPTASRVAQMASGGKKSLAQSIFQVGGNGGSAVGPLLAAIIILPFGQHAISCFALAALLAALIMVRLGVWYKARLAYVVNHPQKQPLLNTHISKRVKYWALFILIMLVFSKYFYTACITSYFTFFLMDKFGVSVQTSQLCLFVFLAAFAIGTVAGGMLGDKFGRKYVIWFSILGAAPFAIAMPFVNFTWTIIFTFLSGLIIASAFSSIVVYATDLMPDKVGLIAGIFFGLMFGLGGLGSAFFGWLADKTSIEFIFQVSAFLPLLGIIAGFLPNTQKKSVEGTDENAK; encoded by the coding sequence ATGAACATCAAGTCAATAGGTAGTAAAATCAAGGGAAATCCTAAGATGGTAGAGGGTACGGTATATTCCATGCTCATCATCTGTAGCATTTCCCATTTCTTGAATGATATGATTCAGTCGATTATCCCTTCCATCTATCCGATTGTGAAGGATAAGTTCGACTTCTCGTTTGCACAGATAGGTATCATCACGCTGGTCTTCCAGATGACGTCTTCCATCCTGCAACCTTTTACGGGGCTTTATGCTGACAAGCATCCCCGTCCCTATGCTCTTTCCCTCGGCATGTGCTTCACCTTGGTGGGCTTGCTCCTGCTGGCTTTTGCCGAGAATTATTTTCTGATTCTCCTGGCTGTGAGCGTCGTAGGTCTGGGCTCATCCGTGTTTCATCCCACAGCTTCAAGAGTGGCACAGATGGCATCGGGAGGCAAGAAGAGTCTGGCACAATCTATCTTTCAGGTGGGCGGCAATGGCGGATCGGCAGTAGGTCCGCTGCTGGCTGCCATCATCATCCTGCCTTTCGGACAGCATGCCATCTCCTGTTTTGCCCTTGCAGCCCTCCTCGCTGCCCTCATCATGGTAAGATTGGGAGTCTGGTACAAGGCACGACTGGCTTACGTGGTGAACCATCCGCAGAAACAACCGCTTCTCAATACCCATATTTCTAAAAGGGTGAAGTATTGGGCACTGTTCATCCTCATCATGCTCGTGTTCTCCAAGTATTTCTATACGGCGTGCATCACGAGCTACTTCACCTTCTTCCTGATGGATAAGTTCGGAGTTTCGGTACAGACTTCACAGCTGTGTCTCTTCGTGTTCCTTGCAGCCTTTGCCATAGGAACTGTGGCAGGAGGAATGCTGGGTGACAAGTTCGGCAGAAAGTATGTCATCTGGTTTTCCATTCTGGGAGCAGCACCTTTCGCCATCGCCATGCCTTTCGTCAACTTCACGTGGACCATCATCTTTACCTTCCTGTCAGGATTGATCATTGCCTCGGCTTTCTCTTCCATCGTGGTATATGCCACCGACCTGATGCCAGATAAAGTAGGACTGATAGCCGGCATTTTCTTCGGACTGATGTTTGGTTTGGGAGGTTTGGGCTCTGCTTTCTTCGGCTGGTTAGCAGACAAGACGAGCATCGAGTTTATCTTCCAGGTGAGTGCCTTCCTGCCATTGCTCGGCATCATAGCAGGATTCTTGCCGAATACACAGAAGAAAAGCGTTGAAGGAACGGATGAAAACGCAAAGTAA
- a CDS encoding type II toxin-antitoxin system RelE/ParE family toxin, producing MKIHVEYGSEFKRQFKRLAKKYHSLKSDYDAWLDEIYKNPLVGDDLGGGVRKIRMTIADKGKGKSGGARILTLNVKVSEDGMNVTLLTIYDKGEISNVKDEFIKFLIKNL from the coding sequence ATGAAAATACATGTTGAATATGGCTCTGAGTTTAAAAGACAGTTTAAACGTTTGGCTAAAAAATATCATTCATTGAAATCTGACTATGATGCTTGGTTAGATGAAATTTACAAGAATCCTCTTGTTGGAGATGACCTTGGTGGTGGCGTTCGTAAGATAAGAATGACCATTGCTGACAAGGGTAAAGGCAAAAGTGGTGGTGCAAGAATCCTAACTCTTAATGTAAAAGTTAGTGAGGATGGTATGAATGTAACTCTTCTTACAATCTATGACAAGGGAGAAATCTCTAATGTCAAGGATGAATTTATAAAATTCTTGATAAAAAACTTATAA
- a CDS encoding DUF3575 domain-containing protein, whose product MMKQTFIKSAMLLLLILSTATTRAQEVALKTNLLGWASTSANAGIEFGTGKKTTFQLFGTLNPWKFSGDKKMRFWNVMPEYRWYTCQKFGGHFFGIHALGGEYNIKNIDMPFGILPKTLEGRHYEGWYVGGGLTYGYQWLLNKHLNFEGSIGLGYAYSPYKLYGRCEKCLDKDHRNYVGPTKAALSLIYVF is encoded by the coding sequence ATGATGAAGCAAACATTCATTAAATCAGCTATGTTGCTGCTGCTGATCCTTTCAACGGCAACGACGCGAGCGCAGGAGGTCGCTCTGAAGACCAACTTACTGGGATGGGCTTCCACATCTGCCAACGCCGGCATTGAATTCGGCACGGGCAAGAAAACAACCTTCCAACTCTTCGGCACCCTGAACCCCTGGAAGTTCTCGGGCGACAAGAAGATGAGATTCTGGAATGTTATGCCAGAATACAGATGGTACACCTGCCAGAAGTTTGGAGGCCATTTCTTCGGAATCCATGCCCTAGGCGGTGAATACAACATTAAAAACATTGACATGCCCTTCGGCATCCTGCCGAAAACTCTGGAGGGCAGGCACTATGAAGGCTGGTATGTAGGAGGAGGCCTCACCTACGGCTATCAGTGGTTACTCAATAAGCACCTCAATTTCGAAGGCTCTATCGGTTTGGGATATGCCTACAGTCCTTACAAACTTTACGGACGATGCGAAAAATGTCTCGACAAAGACCACCGCAACTATGTGGGCCCTACAAAAGCCGCACTATCTCTCATATACGTGTTCTAA